The Corynebacterium tuberculostearicum genome window below encodes:
- the zwf gene encoding glucose-6-phosphate dehydrogenase has product MTDSAAWVNPLRNASDKRLPRIAGPAGMVIFGVTGDLAYKKLLPAIYDLASRGLLPAGFTLVGYGRRDWDKVAFCDYVRSAVIAGSRTEFNEDVWQHLSQGIEFVQGSFDDAGFDRLSARLGELDRERGTGSNWAYYLSVPPEFFSNICHQLERVGMANSVEDSWRRVIIEKPFGHDQESARKLNEIVNAVFPESAVFRIDHYLGKETVQNIMALRFANQIFEPMWNAHYIDHVQITMAEDIGLGGRAGYYDGIGAARDVIQNHLLQLLALVAMEEPSSFEPEALQAEKVKVLRATHAVHPLNKTTARGQYSAGWQGSEFVKGLREEEGFDPESTTETYAACTLEVNSRRWGGVPFYLRTGKRLGRRVTEIALVFKAAPNQPFVDGQTDALGRNAVVIRVQPDEGVTMRFGSKVPGSTMEVRDVNMDFAYAEAFTEESPEAYERLILDALLDESSLFPTNEEVELSWSILDPIIDYWAEAGQPEEYRAGTWGPESADRMLRRRGHSWRRP; this is encoded by the coding sequence CTCAGCCGCTTGGGTCAACCCCTTGCGCAATGCCAGCGACAAGCGATTGCCGCGAATCGCAGGACCCGCGGGCATGGTCATCTTCGGCGTTACCGGTGACCTAGCATATAAAAAGCTACTGCCCGCCATCTACGACCTAGCGAGCCGTGGTCTCCTCCCCGCTGGCTTTACCCTTGTGGGTTATGGTCGCCGCGACTGGGACAAGGTCGCATTCTGTGACTACGTTCGCTCAGCCGTCATCGCTGGCTCACGTACCGAGTTCAATGAAGATGTCTGGCAGCATCTATCCCAGGGCATCGAATTTGTACAAGGCTCTTTCGACGATGCTGGATTCGATCGCCTCTCGGCGCGTTTGGGCGAGCTAGATCGCGAGCGCGGCACCGGCAGCAACTGGGCATACTACCTTTCGGTTCCACCGGAATTCTTCTCCAATATTTGCCACCAGCTGGAGCGGGTGGGCATGGCCAACTCCGTCGAGGACTCGTGGCGCCGAGTAATCATTGAGAAGCCTTTCGGCCACGATCAAGAGTCTGCCCGCAAGCTCAATGAGATTGTCAACGCCGTCTTCCCTGAGTCCGCGGTGTTCCGCATTGACCATTATCTGGGCAAGGAGACGGTGCAAAACATCATGGCTTTGCGCTTTGCCAATCAAATTTTTGAGCCCATGTGGAACGCTCACTACATCGATCACGTCCAAATCACCATGGCCGAAGATATTGGCCTAGGCGGCCGCGCTGGCTATTATGACGGCATCGGTGCGGCTCGCGACGTCATCCAGAACCACCTGCTGCAGCTTTTGGCTCTGGTTGCGATGGAAGAACCGTCCTCCTTCGAGCCTGAGGCCCTGCAGGCAGAAAAGGTCAAGGTGCTGCGCGCTACCCACGCCGTGCACCCACTCAATAAGACTACAGCTCGCGGCCAGTACTCCGCCGGCTGGCAAGGCTCCGAGTTTGTCAAGGGCTTGCGCGAAGAAGAAGGCTTCGATCCGGAGTCCACGACGGAGACCTATGCAGCCTGCACCTTGGAAGTAAACTCTCGCCGCTGGGGAGGAGTACCCTTCTACCTGCGCACGGGCAAGCGCTTGGGCCGGCGCGTGACCGAAATTGCGCTGGTATTCAAGGCAGCGCCAAATCAACCATTCGTTGACGGCCAGACCGATGCGCTGGGGCGAAACGCCGTAGTCATCCGCGTACAGCCGGATGAGGGCGTCACCATGCGCTTTGGTTCCAAGGTGCCCGGCTCCACCATGGAGGTCCGCGACGTCAATATGGACTTTGCTTATGCTGAGGCCTTTACCGAGGAATCTCCGGAAGCATACGAGCGACTGATTTTGGATGCCCTCCTCGATGAGTCCTCGCTCTTCCCCACCAACGAAGAGGTGGAACTTTCCTGGTCGATTTTGGATCCCATCATCGATTACTGGGCCGAAGCTGGTCAGCCGGAGGAATACCGCGCTGGCACGTGGGGCCCGGAATCCGCCGATAGAATGTTGCGCCGCCGGGGCCACTCCTGGCGCCGCCCCTAG